Proteins encoded by one window of Pseudonocardia alni:
- a CDS encoding DNA-3-methyladenine glycosylase produces the protein MDDDTTGPGRNDRPGPAGLLDRAGLAVDVLPAAERLLGCVLEADTPDGTVAVRLVEVEAYRGRDDPASHCYRGPTPRNAVMFGPPGHLYVYFVYGMHFCANVSCLTDGEPGAVLLRAGELLTDPGVARERRPTARRDNDLARGPARLAALLGLRREDNGTDVTDPASRVRLRAGDPVAPELVRTGPRVGVAAAAELPWRFWVEGSPAVSPYRAGTRRRRSA, from the coding sequence GTGGACGACGACACGACGGGGCCCGGCCGGAACGACCGGCCGGGCCCGGCCGGTCTGCTGGACCGGGCCGGCCTGGCCGTCGACGTCCTGCCCGCCGCCGAGCGGCTGCTCGGGTGCGTCCTCGAGGCCGACACCCCCGACGGCACGGTCGCGGTGCGGCTGGTCGAGGTGGAGGCCTACCGGGGCCGCGACGACCCCGCGTCGCACTGTTATCGCGGCCCGACCCCGCGTAACGCGGTGATGTTCGGCCCGCCCGGGCACTTGTACGTCTACTTCGTCTACGGCATGCACTTCTGCGCGAACGTCTCGTGCCTCACCGACGGCGAGCCGGGCGCGGTCCTGCTGCGAGCCGGTGAGCTGCTCACCGACCCGGGGGTCGCGCGGGAACGCAGACCCACCGCCCGCCGCGACAACGACCTGGCCCGCGGTCCCGCGCGGCTCGCCGCACTGCTCGGGCTGCGCCGCGAGGACAACGGGACCGACGTCACCGACCCGGCGTCACGGGTGCGGCTGCGCGCGGGCGACCCGGTCGCACCGGAGCTGGTCCGGACCGGACCTCGGGTGGGCGTCGCCGCGGCGGCCGAGCTGCCCTGGCGGTTCTGGGTCGAAGGCTCCCCGGCAGTGAGCCCGTACCGGGCCGGGACACGCCGTCGTCGCAGCGCCTGA
- the tyrS gene encoding tyrosine--tRNA ligase, with protein MGTDILDDLEWRGLIAQSTDRDALAKELAADDPVSIYAGFDPTASSLHAGHLIPMLTLRRFQEAGHRPVILAGGATGMIGDPRDVGERTLNDASTVADWTRIIRGQLERFVSFDDGPTGAVAVNNLDWTGQQTVLEFLRDLGKHFPVSTMISRDTVKRRLAGDGMSYTEFSYLLLQAQDYLHLYRELGVRLQIGGSDQWGNIVGGVDLVRRVTGDHVHALTLQLVTDSEGRKFGKSTGGGNVWLDPDRTSPYAWYQYFVNVADADAITYLKLFTFLDRAEIEALETELAEKPHLRGAQRRLAAELTTLVHGEEQTKQVTTASQALFGRAELTDLDAATLGAALAEVPTADAGPADTIVDLLVATGLTDSKGAARRAVKEGGAYVNNVKIIDEEWVPGAGDVLDGGWLVVRRGKRNLAGVRVGSA; from the coding sequence GTGGGTACCGACATCCTCGACGACCTGGAGTGGCGCGGCCTGATCGCGCAGAGCACCGACCGCGACGCGCTCGCGAAGGAGCTCGCCGCCGACGACCCGGTGTCGATCTATGCAGGCTTCGACCCGACCGCGTCGAGCCTGCACGCCGGGCACCTGATCCCGATGCTCACCCTGCGCCGCTTCCAGGAGGCCGGGCACCGTCCGGTCATCCTCGCCGGCGGGGCGACCGGGATGATCGGGGACCCGCGCGACGTGGGGGAGCGGACGCTCAACGACGCCTCGACCGTGGCCGACTGGACCCGGATCATCCGGGGCCAGCTGGAGAGGTTCGTGTCCTTCGACGACGGGCCGACCGGCGCCGTCGCCGTCAACAACCTGGACTGGACCGGGCAGCAGACGGTCCTGGAGTTCCTGCGCGACCTCGGCAAGCACTTCCCGGTCAGCACGATGATCTCGCGGGACACGGTGAAGCGCCGCCTCGCCGGCGACGGGATGTCCTACACCGAGTTCAGCTACCTGCTGCTCCAGGCCCAGGACTATCTGCACCTGTACCGCGAGCTCGGGGTGCGGCTGCAGATCGGCGGCTCCGACCAGTGGGGCAACATCGTCGGCGGTGTGGACCTCGTCCGCCGGGTGACCGGTGACCACGTCCACGCGCTGACCCTGCAGCTGGTCACCGACTCCGAGGGCCGCAAGTTCGGCAAGTCCACCGGGGGCGGCAACGTCTGGCTCGACCCGGACCGCACCTCGCCGTACGCCTGGTACCAGTACTTCGTGAACGTCGCCGACGCCGACGCGATCACCTACCTCAAGCTCTTCACCTTCCTCGACCGCGCCGAGATCGAGGCGCTGGAGACCGAGCTCGCCGAGAAACCGCACCTGCGTGGCGCGCAACGACGTCTCGCCGCCGAGCTGACGACGCTGGTGCACGGCGAGGAGCAGACCAAGCAGGTGACGACGGCGAGCCAGGCCCTGTTCGGCCGCGCGGAGCTCACCGACCTGGACGCGGCCACCCTCGGTGCCGCGCTCGCCGAGGTGCCGACGGCCGACGCCGGCCCGGCCGACACGATCGTCGACCTGCTCGTCGCCACCGGTCTGACCGACAGCAAGGGGGCCGCGCGCCGCGCCGTGAAGGAGGGCGGCGCGTACGTCAACAACGTCAAGATCATCGACGAGGAGTGGGTCCCGGGTGCCGGTGACGTCCTCGACGGCGGCTGGCTGGTGGTGCGGCGGGGGAAGCGCAACCTGGCCGGTGTGCGGGTCGGATCAGCGTGA